In a genomic window of Nostoc sp. UHCC 0870:
- a CDS encoding cyclic nucleotide-binding domain-containing protein — MTEVLLKELSKNDIDWIISTGNRQEIAPGTILIQEKKAPNALHILLDGTLKVTVSQPEQNPLARAFAAIEDIETLDREIARLSRGEVVGEIPFISNLLSTTNISAVEKSLVMSIPQQQLAAKFQQDVGFAARFYRAIAIIFSDRLQGAINQLGRKNFGKSQPVRDVLCVLGELHDSDIDWLMAAGIPQTVTANTVLIHQGGTVDALYIILNGRMSLSISEDERNPLARAFAAIEGNEIAGREIGRISKGEIFGETPFIDSRLPLVNVKAIEDSLVLSIPRQQLAAKLQQDMGFASRFYRAIATLLSHRLQGMYIHLSYGRQVYSRGLPLNENLEYEDELNINILDRVALAGKRFDWMMEHLRVSR; from the coding sequence ATGACAGAAGTTCTACTGAAAGAATTAAGCAAAAATGACATTGATTGGATAATTTCTACAGGTAATCGTCAAGAAATTGCTCCCGGAACGATACTCATTCAAGAAAAAAAAGCACCCAATGCTTTGCATATTCTCTTAGATGGAACATTAAAAGTTACTGTCTCCCAACCAGAGCAGAATCCTTTGGCGCGTGCTTTTGCTGCGATAGAAGATATTGAAACTTTAGACAGAGAAATTGCTCGATTATCAAGGGGTGAAGTAGTCGGCGAAATTCCATTTATCAGTAATCTTTTAAGTACAACAAATATTAGTGCTGTTGAAAAGTCTCTTGTTATGTCAATTCCTCAACAGCAATTAGCAGCAAAATTTCAGCAGGATGTTGGTTTTGCAGCCAGATTTTATCGAGCGATCGCTATTATATTTTCCGACAGACTGCAAGGGGCTATTAACCAACTTGGGCGAAAAAACTTTGGTAAAAGCCAACCTGTCAGGGATGTTTTGTGTGTTTTAGGAGAATTGCATGATAGTGACATTGATTGGCTGATGGCTGCGGGAATTCCTCAAACAGTTACTGCTAACACTGTCCTCATTCATCAAGGAGGAACTGTAGATGCGTTGTATATCATCCTAAATGGAAGAATGTCACTTTCGATTTCTGAGGATGAACGTAATCCTTTAGCTCGTGCTTTTGCAGCTATAGAAGGTAATGAAATTGCAGGTAGAGAGATAGGAAGAATATCGAAAGGTGAAATTTTTGGAGAAACACCATTTATTGATAGTCGGCTACCTTTGGTAAATGTCAAGGCTATTGAAGACTCTTTAGTGTTGTCAATTCCTCGACAACAACTAGCAGCCAAATTACAGCAAGATATGGGTTTTGCATCGCGGTTTTATCGAGCGATCGCTACTTTACTTTCTCATAGATTGCAAGGAATGTATATTCATCTGAGTTATGGTAGGCAGGTTTATAGCCGGGGTCTACCATTGAATGAAAATCTTGAATATGAAGATGAATTGAATATCAATATCTTAGATCGTGTAGCACTGGCAGGTAAAAGGTTTGATTGGATGATGGAGCATTTAAGGGTAAGTAGATAA
- a CDS encoding PDC sensor domain-containing protein, producing the protein MKGLHRLVYPPAWSIAAKITAALFATAIIPMGFTACYNLRQSLASLEAGEYRKLELLAASTASRLDQLLINIQRLIVQVSSDRNVVGFLTATIPEKQEALRPNLQRTLDNVFRSNPDFDAVFLMDAQGNCLAATDPKFVGKNYAFREYFRVSIQGRPYISSILVGQTTKRPGLFLSYPVRSDQGKIVGVAVLKIRGENIWAIVNALQIDSQSYAFLIDQQGIVISHPNQSLLYHSLIPLPPNIQKQVMADRDYGLKKINSLDISELAVMVKAKEPGHARYRSGHEQISRIVGFAPLQVQPWVLGISQPKTQFVVPLNRLIWQHGSSVLVVGGITTIVALLLARSISRPIHSLTAAAQALEQDNFHPEMLTDASRTQDDIGRLVRVFLNMASEVKAREQKLKRQVIDLRVEIDETQRANQVSEITENEHFRQLQQKIQKLKQQVATSDETEMDYFERLHSKVESLKQRSLNN; encoded by the coding sequence ATGAAGGGTTTACATCGGTTAGTTTACCCACCAGCCTGGTCTATTGCTGCTAAAATTACGGCTGCTTTGTTTGCAACCGCAATTATACCGATGGGCTTTACTGCCTGCTACAACCTACGACAAAGTTTAGCTAGTCTGGAAGCTGGCGAATATCGCAAATTAGAGTTATTAGCGGCTAGCACTGCTAGTCGGCTTGACCAATTGCTAATCAATATTCAACGTCTCATCGTCCAAGTCAGTAGCGATCGCAACGTAGTTGGGTTTCTGACTGCAACCATACCTGAAAAGCAGGAAGCCTTGCGCCCTAACTTACAACGTACCTTGGATAACGTTTTTCGTTCTAATCCAGACTTCGATGCTGTGTTCCTCATGGATGCACAAGGTAACTGTCTTGCTGCCACTGATCCGAAATTCGTGGGAAAAAACTATGCCTTCCGCGAATACTTTCGTGTCAGCATCCAAGGGCGACCTTACATTTCCAGCATTTTAGTTGGTCAAACTACTAAACGACCGGGGCTTTTCCTTTCCTATCCCGTGCGTTCTGATCAAGGAAAAATTGTCGGCGTGGCAGTCCTAAAAATTAGAGGAGAAAACATCTGGGCAATTGTCAATGCGTTGCAGATAGACTCTCAAAGCTACGCCTTTTTGATCGACCAACAAGGAATCGTCATCAGTCACCCCAATCAATCTCTGCTGTACCATAGTTTGATTCCTTTGCCGCCCAATATCCAGAAGCAAGTCATGGCCGATAGAGATTACGGGCTGAAAAAAATTAACAGCTTAGACATTTCGGAATTAGCGGTGATGGTGAAGGCAAAAGAACCAGGCCACGCCAGATATCGCTCTGGACACGAACAGATATCTAGAATAGTTGGCTTTGCACCCTTGCAAGTGCAACCTTGGGTATTAGGCATCAGCCAACCCAAAACGCAGTTTGTTGTTCCTTTGAACCGCCTAATTTGGCAGCATGGCAGTAGCGTGCTGGTAGTGGGAGGAATTACAACGATTGTTGCGCTGTTATTAGCTCGAAGTATTTCCCGACCAATTCACAGCCTCACAGCCGCAGCCCAAGCACTAGAGCAAGATAATTTTCATCCAGAAATGTTGACTGATGCGTCTAGAACTCAAGATGATATCGGACGCTTGGTGCGTGTCTTTTTGAATATGGCTAGTGAGGTAAAAGCTAGAGAGCAAAAGTTAAAGCGACAAGTAATCGATTTACGGGTTGAAATTGATGAAACACAAAGAGCAAATCAAGTATCTGAAATTACAGAGAACGAACACTTTAGACAATTGCAGCAAAAAATTCAAAAGCTCAAACAGCAAGTAGCAACTTCAGATGAAACTGAAATGGATTACTTCGAGCGATTGCACAGTAAAGTGGAATCTCTCAAACAGCGATCTCTCAACAATTAA
- the cobQ gene encoding cobyric acid synthase CobQ has protein sequence MKSIMVVGTTSHAGKSLITTAICRILSRRGWRVAPFKGQNMALNAYVTANGGEIGYAQAVQAWAAGVIPWVEMNPILLKPQGDMTSQVIIRGRYVGKVNAADYYEQYFEMGWRAIEESLQHLGTEFDVIVCEGAGSPAEINLKHRDLTNMRVAKYLNAPTILVVDIDRGGAFAHVVGTLELLDPDERQLIKGIIINKFRGQRSLLDPGIKWLEERTKIPVIGVIPYLQELFPAEDSLDLLDRKPSKAQTDVNISVIRLPRIANFTDFDPLESESTVSVRYVSPKHDLGHPDAVILPGTKTTIADLILLQKTGMAEAIQNYAASGGTVLGICGGYQMLGQIIADPEGVEGQAGRYQGLNLLPIKTVITGQKIARQRQVSSNFPQAGLPVTGFEIHQGRSRIEPQGDSQAYQALFDDANLGLVDSCQSVWGTYLHGLFDNGPWRRAWLNRLRQQRGLKSLPTGVANYREQREQMLDNLATEIETHLDLTPFLP, from the coding sequence ATGAAATCTATTATGGTAGTGGGGACAACTTCCCATGCAGGGAAATCACTAATAACTACAGCTATTTGTCGGATTTTGTCGCGGCGTGGCTGGCGAGTAGCCCCCTTTAAAGGACAAAATATGGCTTTAAATGCCTATGTTACAGCCAATGGAGGAGAAATTGGCTACGCCCAGGCAGTACAAGCTTGGGCAGCCGGTGTTATACCTTGGGTAGAAATGAACCCGATTTTGCTCAAACCTCAAGGAGATATGACATCTCAGGTAATTATCAGAGGTAGGTACGTAGGTAAAGTTAACGCGGCTGACTACTACGAGCAATATTTTGAAATGGGTTGGCGGGCGATTGAAGAATCTTTACAGCATTTAGGTACAGAATTTGATGTCATAGTCTGCGAAGGTGCGGGGAGTCCAGCCGAAATTAATCTCAAGCACCGCGACTTGACCAATATGCGGGTAGCAAAATATTTAAATGCTCCCACCATATTAGTAGTTGATATTGACCGTGGAGGAGCTTTTGCCCACGTTGTCGGCACACTAGAATTACTCGATCCAGACGAACGCCAATTAATTAAAGGTATAATAATTAACAAGTTTAGGGGACAGCGATCGCTCTTAGATCCGGGAATAAAATGGTTAGAAGAACGAACAAAAATTCCTGTGATTGGTGTAATACCTTACCTACAAGAATTATTCCCCGCCGAAGATTCCCTAGATTTGCTCGACCGTAAACCATCAAAAGCCCAGACTGATGTAAATATCAGTGTGATTCGCCTACCCAGAATTGCCAACTTTACCGACTTTGACCCCTTAGAATCAGAATCCACAGTCTCCGTTAGATATGTGAGTCCAAAGCATGATTTAGGACACCCTGATGCAGTGATACTACCAGGGACAAAAACCACAATTGCAGATTTAATCCTGCTGCAAAAAACTGGTATGGCTGAAGCAATTCAAAACTATGCTGCTTCTGGTGGCACAGTTTTGGGTATTTGTGGCGGCTACCAAATGCTAGGACAAATCATCGCCGATCCTGAAGGTGTAGAAGGACAAGCCGGTAGATATCAAGGCTTAAATCTCTTACCCATTAAAACCGTAATTACCGGCCAGAAAATTGCCCGTCAGCGTCAAGTTAGCTCAAATTTCCCCCAAGCGGGATTACCTGTAACTGGGTTTGAAATCCATCAGGGGCGATCGCGTATAGAACCACAAGGAGATAGTCAGGCCTATCAAGCTTTATTTGATGATGCTAACTTAGGATTGGTAGATAGCTGTCAATCAGTTTGGGGTACATATCTCCACGGACTGTTTGATAATGGCCCCTGGCGACGCGCTTGGCTCAATCGCCTCCGTCAACAACGAGGATTGAAATCTTTGCCTACAGGTGTTGCCAACTACCGAGAACAACGGGAGCAGATGTTAGACAATCTGGCGACCGAAATTGAAACCCATTTAGATTTAACGCCCTTTTTGCCGTAG
- a CDS encoding Uma2 family endonuclease, with the protein MVKTPPQHRTIPLLENGDKLTRYEFERRYNAVSNLRKAELIEGIVYIMPAALRFRSHGQPHGWILTWLGTYEAATPGVALGVEPTVRLDLDNEPQPDAVLIITPEAGGQTRLSDDDYIEGAPELIIEIAASSVAIDLHGKKQAYRRNGVKEYIVWQVLEQKLSWFYLEQGEYLELVPDDDAIVRSRVFPGLWLAIADLLTGNVQSVLAVLQTGLQSTEHATFVKKLSA; encoded by the coding sequence ATGGTAAAAACACCTCCACAGCATCGGACAATTCCCCTTCTAGAAAACGGCGACAAACTCACCCGGTATGAATTTGAGCGTCGCTACAACGCCGTGTCCAACCTGAGAAAAGCCGAATTAATCGAAGGAATTGTCTACATTATGCCTGCTGCTTTGCGTTTTAGAAGTCACGGTCAACCGCATGGTTGGATTCTTACATGGCTTGGTACTTATGAAGCCGCTACTCCTGGTGTAGCCTTGGGAGTTGAACCAACTGTGCGTCTAGATTTGGATAATGAACCCCAACCAGATGCTGTACTTATCATCACGCCAGAAGCAGGCGGTCAAACAAGACTAAGTGATGATGACTATATCGAAGGCGCACCAGAGTTAATTATCGAAATTGCCGCCAGCAGTGTCGCCATTGACCTTCATGGCAAAAAACAGGCTTACCGCCGCAATGGAGTTAAAGAATATATCGTCTGGCAAGTTCTAGAGCAAAAACTGAGTTGGTTTTATTTAGAACAGGGTGAATATTTAGAGTTAGTCCCTGATGATGATGCAATTGTGCGAAGTCGAGTTTTTCCCGGTTTGTGGTTAGCGATCGCAGATTTATTAACCGGGAATGTTCAGTCTGTATTGGCTGTTTTACAAACTGGGTTACAATCCACCGAACACGCGACATTTGTCAAGAAACTCTCAGCTTGA
- the fba gene encoding class II fructose-bisphosphate aldolase (catalyzes the reversible aldol condensation of dihydroxyacetonephosphate and glyceraldehyde 3-phosphate in the Calvin cycle, glycolysis, and/or gluconeogenesis): MALVPMRLLLEHAAENGYGIPAFNVNNLEQIQAIMKAAADTDSPVILQASRGARNYAGENFLRHLILAAVETYPQIPIVMHQDHGNAPSTCYSAIKNNFTSVMMDGSLEADAKTPASFEYNVKVTSEVVNVAHSLGVSVEGELGCLGSLETGAGEAEDGHGFEGTLDHSQLLTDPDEAVNFVEATQVDALAVAIGTSHGAYKFTRKPTGEILAISRIEEIHRRLPNTHLVMHGSSSVPEDLIALINEFGGAIPETYGVPVEEIQKGIKSGVRKVNIDTDNRLAITAAVREALAKNPKEFDPRHFLKPSITYMQKVCAERYVQFGTAGNASKIKQVTLEEFAAKYAKGELNMITKAAAKV; this comes from the coding sequence ATGGCGCTGGTACCAATGCGGCTACTGTTGGAACACGCAGCTGAGAACGGTTATGGCATCCCAGCTTTTAACGTTAATAACCTAGAACAGATTCAGGCAATTATGAAGGCGGCTGCTGATACAGATAGCCCCGTAATTTTGCAGGCTTCTCGCGGCGCACGTAACTATGCAGGGGAAAACTTCCTCCGCCACCTAATTTTGGCTGCGGTAGAAACCTATCCTCAGATTCCCATTGTCATGCACCAAGATCATGGTAATGCTCCTTCTACCTGCTACTCAGCCATCAAGAACAACTTCACTAGTGTGATGATGGATGGTTCTTTGGAAGCTGATGCTAAAACCCCTGCAAGCTTCGAGTACAACGTTAAAGTTACCAGCGAAGTTGTCAATGTAGCTCATTCCTTGGGCGTAAGTGTAGAAGGCGAACTCGGTTGCTTGGGTTCTCTGGAAACTGGCGCGGGTGAAGCTGAAGATGGTCACGGTTTTGAAGGTACTCTTGACCACTCTCAACTGTTAACTGACCCCGATGAAGCTGTTAACTTCGTAGAAGCAACCCAAGTAGATGCTTTGGCTGTAGCTATTGGTACAAGCCACGGTGCTTACAAGTTTACCCGCAAACCCACCGGCGAAATTTTGGCTATCAGCCGCATTGAAGAAATTCACCGTCGTCTACCTAACACCCACTTGGTAATGCACGGTTCTTCTTCCGTTCCTGAAGATTTAATCGCTTTGATTAACGAATTCGGCGGTGCGATTCCTGAAACCTACGGTGTACCTGTAGAAGAAATTCAAAAAGGTATCAAGAGTGGTGTTCGTAAAGTTAACATCGACACCGACAACCGTTTGGCTATCACTGCGGCTGTGCGCGAAGCTTTAGCAAAAAATCCCAAGGAATTTGACCCCCGTCACTTCCTCAAGCCTTCTATTACATATATGCAGAAGGTTTGTGCTGAACGCTATGTACAATTTGGTACTGCTGGTAACGCTAGCAAGATTAAGCAAGTTACTCTCGAAGAGTTTGCTGCTAAATATGCTAAAGGTGAACTAAATATGATCACCAAGGCTGCTGCTAAGGTTTAA
- a CDS encoding helix-turn-helix domain-containing protein translates to MTRIFIIENNLKENKFLRKKLGTKFIDSFDSKDINLSIKQAEKDSSDDCVIYEIEIPEVNACGFVRVLHQGSITANIPFSYIHDRQSNLEQSKDINYHTDKHLGDFYNLTELVKKITDLKQYLQNSQLQKKSISNNHWSANQSQPILEPIPAKTTKSTDDKSKFSQDPLLNQVFQFIDRNYHLTITLCDVALAVGYSAAYLTDLVRRQTGKTVNNWIIERRMTAARQLLLETNQSVNQVALAVGYQNEGHFFRQFRQHHEITPQVWRKIQRQIEAKELRVSQKDCAL, encoded by the coding sequence ATGACAAGGATTTTTATCATTGAAAATAACCTAAAAGAAAACAAATTTTTAAGAAAAAAATTAGGAACAAAATTCATTGATAGCTTCGACTCTAAAGATATTAATCTTAGTATCAAACAAGCAGAAAAAGACTCGTCGGATGACTGTGTTATTTACGAAATAGAAATACCTGAAGTTAACGCTTGCGGTTTCGTCAGAGTCTTACATCAAGGCTCTATTACTGCAAATATTCCTTTTAGTTATATTCATGATCGCCAAAGTAATCTGGAGCAATCCAAAGATATAAATTACCATACAGATAAACACTTAGGCGATTTTTATAACTTAACGGAATTAGTCAAAAAGATAACTGACCTAAAGCAATATCTTCAAAACTCACAATTGCAGAAAAAAAGTATTTCTAACAACCATTGGAGTGCTAATCAATCTCAGCCAATACTTGAGCCAATTCCAGCAAAAACTACAAAATCGACAGACGATAAGTCAAAATTTTCTCAAGATCCCCTGTTGAATCAAGTTTTCCAGTTTATTGATCGCAATTATCATCTCACAATTACACTTTGTGATGTAGCTCTAGCAGTTGGTTACTCCGCAGCTTACTTAACAGATTTAGTGCGTCGTCAGACAGGAAAAACAGTCAACAATTGGATTATTGAGCGCCGAATGACAGCAGCACGTCAATTACTGCTAGAAACCAATCAAAGTGTAAATCAGGTTGCTTTAGCGGTCGGCTATCAAAATGAAGGTCATTTCTTTCGCCAATTTCGACAGCACCACGAAATTACCCCCCAAGTATGGAGAAAAATCCAGCGTCAAATAGAAGCTAAAGAATTGCGAGTCTCACAAAAAGATTGTGCATTGTAG
- a CDS encoding radical SAM protein: MSKYSEALESQIAVNDSININKEGKVLVKDSTMFKMSMLSNKQFNLRYFNLIILPTEKCNFRCTYCYEDFSVGRMKREVVDGIKAFLERRCVDINFLAVSWFGGEPLIAKDIVLEISKHIIEMLNKYPQLRYKGEMTTNGYLLDLKTITALASVGVRHYQISLDGYREVHDKSRIRADGGSTFDRIWANLLAIRDSSLSVNILLRIHFSVDTLELLDPLIEEIKKEFIHDLRFSVFFKAIERLGGSNDASIKVFSEVDKEKAINLLQTKLFGDNLASPQNSSVSTHPVCYAAQPNSLLIRSNGDVGKCTVALNDERNKIGSLQLDGTLKLIPGRFAPWVRGIENIDPVELTCPLIGLPAINEPISR, from the coding sequence ATGTCTAAATATTCTGAAGCTCTGGAATCACAAATTGCGGTTAACGATAGTATAAATATTAACAAAGAAGGAAAAGTTTTAGTTAAAGATAGCACAATGTTTAAAATGAGTATGCTATCAAATAAACAATTTAACTTACGGTACTTCAATCTCATAATATTGCCAACAGAAAAATGTAATTTTCGTTGCACTTACTGTTATGAAGATTTTTCAGTAGGGCGTATGAAAAGAGAAGTTGTTGATGGTATTAAAGCCTTCCTAGAAAGACGCTGTGTAGATATAAATTTTTTAGCTGTTTCCTGGTTTGGTGGCGAACCATTAATTGCTAAAGATATTGTATTAGAAATCTCTAAACATATTATTGAAATGCTCAATAAATATCCCCAATTACGTTACAAAGGAGAAATGACAACAAATGGTTACTTACTAGATTTAAAAACAATCACAGCTTTAGCATCTGTGGGAGTTAGGCATTATCAAATTTCTCTAGATGGATATCGTGAAGTACATGACAAAAGTCGAATTCGTGCAGATGGTGGCAGTACATTTGATCGAATTTGGGCTAACCTACTAGCAATCCGTGATAGCTCATTATCAGTGAATATTTTGCTGCGTATTCATTTTAGTGTTGATACCCTTGAACTGCTTGATCCATTAATTGAAGAGATCAAAAAAGAGTTTATTCATGATTTAAGATTTTCTGTTTTTTTCAAAGCAATTGAACGACTAGGCGGATCTAATGATGCCTCAATCAAAGTTTTTTCAGAAGTAGATAAAGAGAAGGCTATTAACTTATTACAAACAAAATTATTTGGTGACAATCTTGCGTCACCACAAAATTCTTCTGTGTCAACTCATCCTGTCTGCTATGCAGCACAACCAAATTCATTATTAATTCGCTCAAATGGGGATGTAGGAAAGTGTACCGTAGCTCTTAATGATGAACGAAATAAAATAGGATCTTTACAGTTAGATGGTACGCTCAAATTAATACCAGGACGTTTTGCACCTTGGGTTCGTGGAATTGAAAATATAGACCCCGTTGAATTAACTTGTCCTCTGATTGGTTTACCTGCAATCAATGAGCCAATTTCTAGGTAA
- a CDS encoding Nif11-like leader peptide family natural product precursor, with translation MSKENLEKFYQEVLQDSAMQDKFRAVNDANSLAQLAVELGKEKGYDFNIEEVKIYSNNLDDLESEELSDELLQGIAGGGNGICWKSR, from the coding sequence ATGTCTAAAGAGAACTTAGAAAAATTCTACCAAGAAGTCTTACAAGACTCAGCAATGCAAGATAAATTCAGAGCGGTAAATGATGCTAACTCCTTGGCTCAACTAGCTGTGGAGCTTGGTAAAGAAAAAGGCTACGATTTCAACATCGAAGAAGTGAAAATATATAGCAACAATTTGGATGATTTAGAATCAGAAGAGCTAAGTGATGAGCTACTTCAAGGTATAGCTGGTGGAGGCAATGGTATTTGCTGGAAGTCAAGATAG
- a CDS encoding MinD/ParA family ATP-binding protein yields the protein MAQIVSVHSFRGGTGKSNLVANLAATMANQGQKVGIVDADIQSPGIHVLFGFNEEKIHYSLNDYLWGRCSIKDTAYDVSHTLLTEMKQTGNINGKLYLIPSSIKAGEIARVLREGYDVVKLNDGFQELIRCLNLDYLLIDTHPGLNEETLLSIGISSILVIILRPDSQDFQGTAVTVDVARKLKVPKMLLVVNKVLPAFDFADLQKQVETAYKTPVAGLMPLSEEMMQLGSKGIFCLRHSEHPINQTVKGIVQQIANAA from the coding sequence ATGGCACAAATCGTCTCCGTTCATTCCTTCCGTGGTGGAACTGGTAAATCAAACTTAGTTGCCAACCTTGCTGCCACTATGGCAAATCAAGGCCAAAAGGTAGGGATTGTTGATGCTGACATCCAATCACCGGGAATTCACGTACTTTTTGGTTTCAATGAAGAAAAAATTCACTACTCGCTCAATGACTACTTATGGGGACGCTGTAGTATCAAAGATACTGCCTATGACGTTAGTCATACTTTATTAACAGAGATGAAACAGACAGGTAACATCAATGGCAAACTTTACCTGATTCCTTCTAGTATTAAAGCCGGAGAAATTGCCAGGGTACTGCGTGAAGGGTACGACGTAGTTAAGCTTAATGATGGATTTCAAGAACTTATCCGTTGTCTGAATTTAGACTATCTATTAATTGACACCCATCCTGGTTTGAATGAAGAAACCTTACTTTCCATCGGGATCTCCAGTATTCTAGTCATCATCCTGCGTCCAGATAGCCAAGACTTCCAAGGTACTGCCGTGACAGTGGATGTGGCTCGGAAGTTGAAAGTGCCAAAAATGCTGTTAGTGGTGAATAAAGTATTACCAGCTTTTGATTTTGCTGATTTGCAGAAACAGGTAGAGACTGCCTATAAAACGCCAGTCGCAGGATTAATGCCACTATCAGAAGAGATGATGCAACTAGGTAGTAAAGGTATTTTTTGTCTGCGCCACTCCGAACATCCTATTAATCAAACGGTGAAAGGGATTGTTCAGCAAATTGCTAATGCAGCTTGA
- a CDS encoding DUF7005 family protein, protein MHKRRSLRADVLTYFGANSSEVEELLGYNENVFHPSPLTHLCKFPLAPEPHITAWEEYAIASQKIGVFETLSTKLVQLQFPIQEGISQTEAYRAATRRGVTTDAMSEASGLILKQPEKLQLIMYPSLAGTIPVLVAGNRDDFVSLIQALTKRNEPVTIPASMGACIVSGFNNWDRIRRYRQQWEVQNADNCSESRWKAEFQQIIPQKQLYQDKFIILSPGSYSNISARDMGLEEQEWLRLSLIIRLEHECTHYFTYRLFNSMRNNLLDELIADYRGIAIACGYYRADWFLRFLGLESFPAYRAGGRLENYRGQPPVSDGAFKILQALVKAAAENLQRFYAEYIQQSTDKNMQLLMLMALTYLTLEELAANEARFFIQQALKELQKTFCFDFYETKYTPELLFSIP, encoded by the coding sequence ATGCACAAAAGGCGATCGCTTCGTGCTGATGTTCTGACTTACTTCGGAGCTAATTCATCTGAAGTAGAGGAACTATTGGGATACAACGAAAACGTTTTTCATCCCAGTCCCTTGACTCATCTTTGTAAATTTCCCCTTGCACCCGAACCTCATATTACTGCTTGGGAAGAGTATGCGATCGCATCTCAAAAAATCGGAGTCTTTGAAACGCTATCAACCAAGCTTGTACAGTTGCAGTTTCCTATCCAGGAAGGAATTAGCCAAACCGAGGCTTATCGCGCTGCTACTCGTAGAGGCGTTACTACAGATGCTATGTCAGAGGCAAGTGGTTTGATCTTAAAGCAACCAGAGAAACTCCAATTGATTATGTATCCCAGCCTGGCGGGAACAATCCCAGTTTTGGTTGCTGGAAATCGAGATGATTTTGTATCTCTCATACAAGCATTAACCAAGCGCAACGAACCAGTAACAATCCCTGCATCTATGGGAGCTTGCATAGTTAGCGGGTTTAATAACTGGGATCGAATTCGTCGCTATCGCCAGCAATGGGAAGTGCAAAATGCTGATAATTGTTCTGAAAGTAGATGGAAAGCGGAATTTCAGCAAATTATTCCGCAAAAGCAACTTTATCAAGATAAGTTCATTATTTTGAGTCCTGGTTCTTATAGCAACATATCAGCTAGAGATATGGGACTAGAAGAACAAGAATGGTTGCGCTTATCTCTGATAATTCGCTTGGAACATGAATGTACGCATTACTTCACATATCGCCTATTTAACTCAATGCGTAACAATTTGTTAGACGAATTGATTGCTGACTACAGAGGTATTGCGATCGCTTGTGGATACTATCGAGCAGACTGGTTTTTGCGCTTTCTTGGCTTAGAGTCATTTCCAGCTTATCGCGCAGGAGGTAGGTTAGAAAACTATCGAGGTCAACCGCCTGTTTCTGATGGAGCTTTTAAGATTTTACAGGCATTGGTGAAGGCAGCCGCAGAAAATTTACAACGCTTTTATGCTGAGTATATACAGCAGTCAACAGACAAAAATATGCAACTTTTGATGTTGATGGCATTAACTTACTTGACATTAGAAGAATTAGCTGCGAATGAGGCAAGATTTTTTATCCAACAAGCATTAAAAGAATTACAGAAAACCTTCTGTTTTGATTTTTACGAAACCAAATATACTCCTGAGTTACTGTTTTCTATTCCCTAA
- a CDS encoding 2Fe-2S iron-sulfur cluster-binding protein, with the protein MNVRVRFLPDDVTIDAEVGEPLLDVADRAGVFIPTGCLMGTCHACTVDLDDGETIRACITSVPPKDEELTVHLFSDPTW; encoded by the coding sequence ATGAATGTTCGTGTCCGTTTTTTGCCAGATGATGTCACCATTGATGCTGAAGTAGGAGAACCCCTATTAGATGTAGCAGATCGAGCGGGGGTTTTCATTCCCACTGGTTGTCTAATGGGGACTTGTCACGCTTGCACGGTAGACCTTGATGATGGAGAAACCATTCGTGCTTGCATTACATCTGTACCACCGAAAGATGAAGAATTAACCGTCCATCTATTTAGTGACCCAACTTGGTAG